The region TTTGCAATTTTATATAGAACTAATGCTCAATCGCGTATTTTTGAAGATGTATTCATAAAAAGAAATATACCTTATAGAATTATAGGAGGACTTAAGTTTTATGACAGAAAGGAAATACGAGATATAATGTCGTATTTAAAACTTATATGCAATCCTCTTGATAATGTAAGTCTTAGGAGAGTAATTAATGTACCAAAGAGAAGTATAGGACAGACTACAGTATCAAAGCTTGAACAATTTTCAGATGAGGTTGATGAATGTTTATATGATACACTTTTGGATGTGGAAAATGTACCTGGTATATCCAAAAGGGCAATTTCATCAATTAAAGAATTTGCAGGAATGATAAATAGCTTTATTAGAAGAAAAGACGAAATAGGTGTATCGGTTCTAATAAGAGAAATACTTGATCAAACAGGTTATTTAAAAGAACTTAAAGAATCAGAGGATGTTCAGGATAAGGCAAGAATAGAAAACCTACAAGAATTAGTAAGTGCAGCAGTTGATTTTGAAGAAACTTCAGCAGATAAAACATTAGCAGCATTTTTAGAGAAAACGGCACTTGTGGCTGATGTTGATAATTATAATGAGGATGCTGATACTGTTGTTATGATGACAGTTCACAGTGCAAAGGGATTGGAGTTCCCTGTTGTTTTCATGGCAGGTATGGAAAATGGAATATTCCCTGGAATGGCCTCATTTAATAATGAATACGAAATGGAAGAATCAAGAAGACTTGCGTATGTTGGAATAACACGTGCTAAAGAAAAATTATATATGACTTCAGCAAAAACAAGAAGAGTATTTGGTAGAATTCAAGCATTTGAGGAATCAGATTTTGTAAATGAAATAGATGAAAATTTAAAACAATACGTAAATTTAGACGATGGTGAGCATACTAAGAGAGATACTACAGGATTATTTTCTAATACCCATGATATTCCACCTAAAAATTTATTATTTTCTGGTTTTAAGCAACACAAGACTTCAAAAAATGATATGATTAAAAAGTCAATTGAAGCTAAAAATAATAAATCCAAGGCTTTAAGTGAGAAGGATGCTGTAAAAGGAGCTAAAGTTGTTCATTTGAAATTCGGTAAGGGAACAATAATAACTACAAATAAGATAGATGGACATATAAATTTGACTATTGCTTTTGAAAACATGGGCATAAAGAATTTGAGACTTGATATGGCACCGCTGCAGCTTCTATAGCACATTTATAAAATATTGGAATGAGGTAATGAATATGAGTGAAAAAGATGAAAAAATTCTAAAAATGAAGCAGCTTATAGAGGAATTAAACAAATATTCATATAGCTATTATGTGCTTGATGATCCTGTTGTTGCTGATAAAGAATATGATAAAAAGTATGATGAACTTGTAAAATTAGAAAAGGATACTGGAATTACATATCCATATTCTCCTACGGTTAGGGTTGGAGATGTTGTTCTTAAGCAATTTGAAAAATATACACATAAAAATAAACTCTGGAGCCTTGGCAAGGCACAGAGTTTTGAGGAGATTATTGACTGGCATAATAGGAATAAAAAAGCGGTAGATGAATATAATCTTAACCATGAGGACAAACTTCCTCCATTAAAGTATGTACTTACTAAAAAGTTTGATGGATTAACTATTAATTGTACATATGACGAAAACGGTGTTATGGTAAAAGCAGCTACAAGAGGAACTGGAGTCATTGGTGAGGATATAACAAATCAGGCTAAAACTATTAAGTCACTGCCTCTTAAGATAAATAATAGTTCGGTAGTTGAAGTACATGGTGAAGCAATAATGACTAAAGAAGCTTTTGAGGAGTACAACAAAATGGCTGAAACGCCTCTTAAAAATTTGAGAAACGGTGCTGCTGGAGCTTTAAGAAACCTTAATGTTCGTGAAACTGCACGAAGGAATTTATCTGCATTTTTTTATGATGTGGGATATAACGAGGGGAAGCCTTTTAAAACTTATATAGAGATGATGAATTTCATAAATGAAATGGGTTTCCCGGAAGATGGTTATATGAAAGAGTGCACAACTCTTGAAGAGATAAAAAATGAAATCCAGTATATTGGTAAAATAAGAAGTGAATTGAATTATGACATTGATGGTGTTGTAATTGTAATTAATGACTACAAAACAAGAGATTACCTTGGATATACTATAAAGTTTCCTAAATGGGCAATAGCTTATAAATTTGAAGCAGAAGAAGCTACAACCAAACTTTTAGGAGTTGAATGGAATGTAGGAAGAAGTGGAAGAGTTAGTCCTGTAGCTATTTTGGAGCCTGTTGAATTAGCTGGAGTAATAGTCAAAAGGGCTACTCTTAACAATATGGATGATATAAAAAGAAAAAAAGTTAAAATAGGTGCAAGAGTTTTTATAAGAAGATCTAATGATGTAATACCTGAAATAATGGGAGTAGTAGAGGATTCCATTGATGAGAATGTACAGGAAATAGAAGCACCAACAAAGTGTCCTTATTGTGGTAGCGAGATTGTAAAAGAAGGTGTGCATCTTTTTTGCGAAAATACCTTATCCTGCAAACCACAAATGGTTAAGAGTATAGTTCATTTTGCATGCAGAGAGGCTATGAATATAGAAGGTTTTAGTGAAAAAACGGCTGAACAATTATTTGAAAAATTAAATATAAAAAGTATATCTGATTTGTACAGAATAAAAAAAGAAGATTTAATGGGACTTGATAAATTCAAGGATAAAAAAGCTAATAATCTTATAAATTCAATAGAAAAGAGCAAAAAATGTGATCTTGCATCTTTTGTGTTTGCGCTTGGAATTCCTAACGTTGGCAAAAAAACAGCTTTAGATCTTGCAAAGCACTTTAAAAGATTTGAAAATATAAAGAATTCATCCTTGGAAGAGCTTGTTTCAATACCTGATATAGGAGATATTGTTGCTCAAAGCATTGTTGAGTTCTTTAAACAGGAAAGTATAGAAAAGAGTATAAATGAATTATTTGAGCTTGGTGTAACACCATTTTATGAAGAGAATGATGTTAATGAAAATGCTTTTACTGGTAAAACGGTAGTTCCAACAGGAAGCCTTCAAAATTATAGTAGAACAGAAATAAAAGATAAACTTGAAAAGCTTGGCGCAAATGTTGCGGGAAGTGTAAGCAAAAAAACTGACTATGTTATTGCTGGAGAAAATCCTGGCTCTAAATATGATAAAGCTGTTAAACTAGGTATTAAAATATTAACAGAAGAAGAGTTTGAAGAAATTTTAAATAATATGTAAATTGAACAATAAACTGTTTACAAATAATAAAAATTGTTATAATATATGAAGAGGTTGTGTTAGGGGGAAATAATATGGTTAAAAAAACAATAGAATGTTTAGGATGGTTGTCTGTCTCTTTAACTACATTAGCTCTAATCTTTACTGTTTTAACTACATATCAGTTATTTACTATACAATATTTTAACAATTACAAAATGTTTCAAAGTTTTATGATATTTACAATGCTTATCTGGGCTGTGAAGATTTATGACAAAACTGACAAGATAAAGAGTTTAATTTATTCTTTATGCTGCACGGCCATAGCGCTTGGAACTGCTTTTTTTATGTATGTTGGAGTATTCTAAAAGTTAATGTGTAAAATTGAATATTATGTTTTATACATATATGAATTTTTTTAACGTGAAAATCTTAATGAATGGCAGATGATAAATATAATAGGGGAATGTGCGGAGTTCTTGATTTAGTATTTATCGATTTAAGTATGTCATTTATTAAGGTTTTTTATATTTGGCTATTTTGTATTTAAATAATTTTAAAAAAATTTGAGATTATATGATAATAATTGTATAATTTAATTTGATATATTTTATTATGGATAATAAAGAAAGTGAGGTATATTATGTCTGTTTCTAAAAAAGATGTTGAATACGTGGCTGAACTTGCAAGGCTTGAATTTAATGAAGATGAGAAGAAAGGATTAATAAATGACCTTAACAGTGTACTTGGGTATGTGGATAAATTAAATGAACTTAATACAGATAATGTGGATATAATTGTAAACCCATATTATATTGAAAATAAATTTAGGGAAGATGAAGTTGAAGAATCTATGAATTTACAGGATGTCATTAAAAATTCACCTAAAAATCTTGAGGAATATATAGTAGTACCTAAGATAATAGAATAATTTTCAAGGAGGGATAAGTATGGAGCTTTATAAATTGAAAGCACATGAA is a window of Clostridium pasteurianum DNA encoding:
- a CDS encoding ATP-dependent helicase, coding for MDLKKLLNDEQYKAATHIDGPILILAGAGSGKTRVLTYRIAHMIEDIGIYPSQILAITFTNKAAKEMKDRVRALVGGNEVDNMWISTFHSSCVRILRREIDKIGYNKNFTIYDSDDQKILIRECIKQIGINEKDITAKEITSKIGSAKDKLITANQYKNQNSDNFKLNKIADVYLMYQKKLKENNALDFDDLIFKTVELFNKCPEVLAFYQRKFKYIMIDEYQDTNKSQYEFARLLASAHKNLCVVGDDDQCIYGWRGADIRNILNFEKDYKNAFIIKLEENYRSKGNILKAANVVIKNNPHEHLKSLRTRSEDGDKIRIYRGETDIDEASFVSFVIAKGIKEEKRKYKDFAILYRTNAQSRIFEDVFIKRNIPYRIIGGLKFYDRKEIRDIMSYLKLICNPLDNVSLRRVINVPKRSIGQTTVSKLEQFSDEVDECLYDTLLDVENVPGISKRAISSIKEFAGMINSFIRRKDEIGVSVLIREILDQTGYLKELKESEDVQDKARIENLQELVSAAVDFEETSADKTLAAFLEKTALVADVDNYNEDADTVVMMTVHSAKGLEFPVVFMAGMENGIFPGMASFNNEYEMEESRRLAYVGITRAKEKLYMTSAKTRRVFGRIQAFEESDFVNEIDENLKQYVNLDDGEHTKRDTTGLFSNTHDIPPKNLLFSGFKQHKTSKNDMIKKSIEAKNNKSKALSEKDAVKGAKVVHLKFGKGTIITTNKIDGHINLTIAFENMGIKNLRLDMAPLQLL
- the ligA gene encoding NAD-dependent DNA ligase LigA, with product MSEKDEKILKMKQLIEELNKYSYSYYVLDDPVVADKEYDKKYDELVKLEKDTGITYPYSPTVRVGDVVLKQFEKYTHKNKLWSLGKAQSFEEIIDWHNRNKKAVDEYNLNHEDKLPPLKYVLTKKFDGLTINCTYDENGVMVKAATRGTGVIGEDITNQAKTIKSLPLKINNSSVVEVHGEAIMTKEAFEEYNKMAETPLKNLRNGAAGALRNLNVRETARRNLSAFFYDVGYNEGKPFKTYIEMMNFINEMGFPEDGYMKECTTLEEIKNEIQYIGKIRSELNYDIDGVVIVINDYKTRDYLGYTIKFPKWAIAYKFEAEEATTKLLGVEWNVGRSGRVSPVAILEPVELAGVIVKRATLNNMDDIKRKKVKIGARVFIRRSNDVIPEIMGVVEDSIDENVQEIEAPTKCPYCGSEIVKEGVHLFCENTLSCKPQMVKSIVHFACREAMNIEGFSEKTAEQLFEKLNIKSISDLYRIKKEDLMGLDKFKDKKANNLINSIEKSKKCDLASFVFALGIPNVGKKTALDLAKHFKRFENIKNSSLEELVSIPDIGDIVAQSIVEFFKQESIEKSINELFELGVTPFYEENDVNENAFTGKTVVPTGSLQNYSRTEIKDKLEKLGANVAGSVSKKTDYVIAGENPGSKYDKAVKLGIKILTEEEFEEILNNM
- the gatC gene encoding Asp-tRNA(Asn)/Glu-tRNA(Gln) amidotransferase subunit GatC; its protein translation is MSVSKKDVEYVAELARLEFNEDEKKGLINDLNSVLGYVDKLNELNTDNVDIIVNPYYIENKFREDEVEESMNLQDVIKNSPKNLEEYIVVPKIIE